The following nucleotide sequence is from Paenibacillus andongensis.
GGCTATTACGTAATTCCACAGCGTAGCTTTCGCGCGGCCGAGCCCGAGCAGAATCGCATGAAGCGGAGCGTCGAAATAATGCAGGAAAAACATAGGCGCCAGTATCTTCAGAAGCAATCCTGCTTCCGGCGCATGATAGACAAGTGTCGTTAGTGGAGTTGCCCACTCGTACAGGATAACGGTCGCCGGCGCACCGATCAGGAGTCCCAAGTTCATAGCCTGATTCATCCGCTCATGTATGAGCAGACTGTTCTTGTTCGCCGCTGCCTCGCCAATCGCAGGAATGAGAGCGGTGGACAAGGACTGCGTGATAAAGCTTGGCATGAACAGCAGCGGATACGCATAGCCGGCCAGCATGCCGAATTGCTTCGTGGCTAACGCCGTGCCGATGCCGGCAAGCGCAAGGCTGGTTGTAATAAGAAGCGGCTGGAAGGTGCTGTATAACGAATGAATGACACCGTGCCCGGTCGTCGGCAGTCCAATCTGCAGCAGTTCGCCGAGTGTGCTTCTTCCTTGTTTCAGGTGGCTTGCCCAAGTCTCGCCCGGCATCTTCGATTCACCGTATAACTTGTAGCTTGTCACCAGGAAAAGGAGGCTGATCGCTTCGCTGACGACAGAGGCAGCCATTGCTCCGGCAGCCGCATAAGCGACGCCGTAAGGCAGCAATAGGTGGACCAGCGCAAGCACACAGGCGATTTGCACCGTATGCTCCAGCACATCGGAAGCGGCAATGGTCTTCATCTGCTGCATGCCGCGGAAATATCCCTTTAATACGGCGGAGACAGCGACGATCGGCGCGATCGGCGTAATCGCCAGCATCGCGTAATAAGCGCGTTGGTCGCTTAGGAGAATGGATGCGATCCACTCAGATCCAAGTAACGATAGGGTCGTTAGCGCTACGCTCAAGACGCCCGTGACAGCGAGTGAGACATGCAGGATGCGCCTCACTTTCATCCGTTCGCCGCGAGCGTGGGCCTCTGCGACTAGTTTTGAAATTGCCACCGGCAATCCAAGCTCCGTAATCGTAATGACGAGCGGGACGAGCGGATGCGCCATCATCAAGATACCGATTCCCTCTGCGCCCAGTACGCGAGCGATATACATGCCGCTGATAAAACCAAGGATACGGTTGATGAAAGCAGCGGCAGACAAGACCAGCGTACCTCTCATGAACGATTGCCCGTGTTGTGACATGACTTGTGTCCTCCTGTTTATCGAATACTTAAATGTATTCAAAAATAGGAAAAGCATGCGAACAAGCCGGTGTTGATGTCATTTTTGGACAAGCGATGGCGCATAGCGGCGCGGCTTTTTCTATTTAACATTTCTTCTCGGCGATAGTGTTCTATTGTTTGTTCTTGCCCATTTTTAGGATAAATATGACTTTCTTGAATATAGCTGCCCTCTTCATTCGCTTAGCATGTCGAGGACGGTCAATGTTTTATATGATTTGTACGAAGATATCGACTCTGATTAACATAGTTGTTGCACACCTTTGAACCACACGGATTTGATCGACAAGGTATCCGAGATGTTGGTTGTCGGATCACCGTTTACTAGTATAAGGTCAGCGCGCGCACCTTCGGCAATTTGACCGCGATCGTTAAGACCAAAGCGACGGGCCGGTTTCGAAGTAGCGGCCTGAAGCGCTTCTATCGGAGTGAACCCGGCCATAACTAGCAATTGCATTTCATGATGGACACTGGCTCCATGAGCAAGGCCGCCAAGATTCGGAACGGGAACGGGGGCGACATCCGTCCCGACCAGAATATCCACACCGGCACGGTGAAGATCCATCACATTTTTAAAGCTATTCTCCATATTGCCTTGCGGGAATGTATTGAAGCTAGAGTTCAAAATATCGATCCATTCGGGACTTAATTTCGAATAAACACGCGAATCATTCGCCAATTCCGATGCCGGATTCCCAAGAATAGATGAGTTTAATACCAAGCACGGTGTAACAAACACGCCTGAATCGGCTATGAATTTCACCAACTCGGACGTGTATTCGGGCCTGTCGATAAACAAGTGGGCCAATCCGTCGACTCCAAGATCGATGGCGGTTTTCGAAGAATGAGCCGTCAAGACGTGGGCGATGACGATTTTATCGAACGTATGGGCTTCTGCCACGGCTGCTTTTAGAATCTCGTCGCTTAAAACAGGCAGTCCAGGGGCACCCATGACCGTCCCTTCTTCAATCATGATTTTAATATAGTCAGCGCCATTCTCCACTTGAGTATGCACATGTTTGATCGCTTCTTCCACAGTCGTCACTTGGGGCACTTCTTCGTGATCGTGAGCGTAAGCGGCTAGCATAGCTTCCCGGTCTTCCTCCGATAACTTCTCCAATTCTTTTAATACGAATTCCGGAATCTCATCCCCATCTGGCAGCAATTCATCCGGATGACCACCTGGAGCGGTGATCGCCGTGCCTGCAGAACGGACATCGGCGACGTCATCCACATTTTTCAACTGGATCGCGCGCCCTCTTCCCGTAAAATCGCCGTTCATTTCGAGTTCTGTCGTAACGCCAAATTTTAAAGCATCTCGTAATCCACCGATTGAAGTATGAACATGCGCATCAATCAGGCCGGGCAATAATGTCGCATTCTCAGCATCGATGATCGTTGCATTCGCCGGAATGTCACCGCCAACCGCAATAATGGTTTCCCCTTTGATGACAACATTCCTTGACTCGATCACTTTTTCTCCATCAAAAATACGTACATTCGTAATCGCCGTAACTTTTTCTAACGCAGAGCCTTGAGTTACATTCTTCATTTCGATTCCTCCTTAGTGTTCAGTTCGTAACACTTCGTAGTTTAACTGTTAGGAAACTAACTGTCAATAAACTAAGTTTTATTTGACAAACAAGGTTAGATTTCTATATAGTTTATTTACTTACAGTTAGACTTCTAACAATTCGAGGAGGTATGATCATGAAACCCCTAAAGGATACGCCTTATCTGGATTTGTTTCAGATTATCGGCCTTAAGTTAAAGAAAAGAGCGGACGAGAGCATAAAAGAGTTGGGGTTAAATGCTCAACAAGGAAAAATAATTGGCTATATCTACGAGAATCAAGAAAATGATCTAATTCAGAAGGATCTTGCCGATCGGTTTCATCTGCGTGGGGCCAGCATTACAAGCATGCTTCAAGGTCTTGAGCAAAAAGGGTTTATCGAGCGCAAAATCCCGGCCAATAATGAACGGCAAAAAAATATTTATGTTTTGCCAAAAGCCATTGAATTGATTGAAGCCTTTAACGACTCTTTCCAAAAAGTGGAGGATGAAATCGTTCAAGCCCTTACCGAAGAGGAAAAGCAAATCTTAAAGGAAACGTTGATTAAAATTAATGAACGCTTATAATGGCGGGTAAAATCTACCCGACGGCTGCTTTCGAAGAAAATACCGAAACAGCAAGGGATAAGTGATTACAGGAAATCAAATAATCATTGAACTAACGAAGACGCTAGCACAACAATAAGTAACAAAGATTAAACCCTCCCAGTTCTAGCAAAGCTAGAGATACCTTATACTTGGGAGGGTTTTATTATGACTTTAAAGGAATTAAATCAATTACAATCAGCTTATTCAAATTAAGGAGGAGTTCAATCCGAACACTGTGGCAGCTGGTCAGAATGATCGGCTGCTTCTTCGTTGAACTAAAGGGCAGGATACTGTTGCAATGTATCATTATAGCTGAATTATGGTATTATTGAAAAAAAACCTATTTTCTTTTACTAAGTGAGACCCCACTTTATTTCAGAAAGGGAGACCATAATTTGATTTATTATGCTATTGTATTATTCGTCTTGTTAATTGATCAATATTCCAAATGGATTATTAGGAATAACCTTAGTTTGAATGAATCCTATCCTATGATTGGAGATGTCCTTCAAATCACTTCAATACGTAACAGTGGAGCTGCTTATGGTATTTTAGAGGGGGAACATTGGTTTTTTATTGCAATAACGGTCATTATGATAGGTGGTATTTTGTGGTACATTCGCAAAGTGTTGAAAGAAAAAAAGAAAATCTTAGCAATTGCAAGCTGTTTTATTTTAGGTGGAGCGATCGGGAATTTTACGGATCGAATATTTTACGGTAAAGTGGTAGATTTCATTCAATTTAATTTTCATTTTACAATTTTCGGACATTTGTTTTATCCGCTTCAGATTTTTAACATAGCAGATTCAGCTATTTTTTTTGGTGTTGTACTTATTTTAATCAATGCTTCTTTTGAATGGATGAAAGAGAAAAAAGTTAAGAAAGCCTATTAATTAAAGCTCCCTCGGTATGATTTGATTTCCTCACGCAAGCTCGTCTATTCGCAGGATTTCATCCTTTAGATATCAATGATGAATGAAAGATAGCGAGACATATTAGGATGTGTCGTTAAAAAGGCATGCGGGAACAGAGGTGGAGTTGAATCACCCAATTCATTCCAAATGCTGCACGTATTCTCCACGATGCCCTTAGCGATTTTCACTCCCATGTCTCAACGGGTCAAGCGCCCTATCATTCCTTCGTTACATCTATCTAAGGGGTGGAGGTCGGTCTTTCTAACGGAACAGGTCAGAGCCTTTTTGCGTAATGTATCCCGATACTCCGTGCTTTCTTTGTCTCCTGCGAATACGCCAACTTGCGTGAGATAAGGTTTATTTTAAGCTGCTAATACAAAGATTTTATCGCGGTTGTAAGCTTCATCACTACGAGCCATTCCTACTAAGAGTCGAGCTAGCTTTCCACATAGCTTCATGATAGACTTCATCTTTTTAAGCTTTTTCACCTGAACATTGTAGTGGTGTATGGCTTTAAATTCTTGGTTACTCATGACCATGCACATCGTAATTAAATAAAGAAAGTGACGCAGACGTGGACGACCTCGTTTGCTGAGCTTCAGTTGTCCCTTCCATTTCCCAGAGCTTGCTTCGGTTATATTAAGTCCTGCGTGACGGAGTAGAGCGTTCCCGTGCGCATAACCTCTAAGATCCCCAGACTCTCCTAAAACACCAGCTAGAGCAATTGGACTTATTCCAGTAATGGCAAGCATTTTTCCTGAATAGGGGATACGTTCAACAACGTCTTTGGCTTCTTTTTCTATCCTCTGCAGTTGTTTAGTGGCTAAGTCATGCTCCTCAAGGAGCTGCTCTAGATGGAGTTTGTAAGCATGTGTTGCCTGCTTAGATCCAATAGTTTTCTTGGCAAGATCGATGAGTAGATGAGCTCTACGCACACCAGAATGCCGCTTCATTGATTTCTGCCATCCTTTAATTACATCGTCAGGACTTAGTTTACATAGCTCAGCCGGGAGCGGAAAAAGCCGAAGGGTTAACAATGCACCCTTGCAAGTTAAGATTTTAAAGACTTGTCTCAGTTCAGGGAAGACAATGTCGACCCAGCGGTGGATCTGGTTAACGGCACTTACGAGTCGTTTAACGACCGTTTCTCGGTTAGCCATAAGCACTCGCAGCTCCGCGTATTCGGAAGAATGGAAGCGGACAGGGGAGTAGTAGCCGTTTTTCACCATGTCGGCAATAACTAAAGCATCTTTTTTGTCGCTTTTAGAGCGTGTATTGTCGCGGTTTTCTTTATTCTTTTTAACTAGGTGAGGATTAACAAGTACGGCTTCAATGGCTTTGTTTTTGAGCCACCCGGCAAGGCTTAGCCAGTAATGGCCAGTGGGTTCCATACCAACGATAACTTGAGATAATTTAAATGAAGCTAACAAGTCGCGAATCCAACGGTCGAGGGACTTGAATCCATCCTCGTCATTACTAAACACTAAAGGATTACCGAGAGCGACACCTCGAAAGTTAACCGCTCTGGCAACATGGGCCTCCTGAGCAATGTCTACACCAACAACAATATGATTAAAGGTAATGTTTTCAATGAGTTGATTTTGCTTATCTTGTGATTTAAACTTCATAGTAGAGCGTCCTCCTGGATGATGGAATTAAAGGGCTTTTGACCCGTAGCGTACTTCCATCGTACAGAGGTGCTCCTTTTTTTACAAAGCTGAAATTTATCCATCTACAGGAATCTAACGGGGAACGATAGTGGAATAGCGGTTGCTGCGGCAGCCGTTTTTTTTCATGCAACGAATAACTTAGCGTACGAATTTTCCGTTTCGTGAGAAAGACCCCATGAAAGAAACCCGGCGCGTTCCTCCAAATCCCCCTAGTACCTCTGGAAATTATGGCCGTAGTAGGGTTCGTAGCCATGTGATGTTCTCCTTTACGTTTATTCATTTCCAAAAATACAAAAACGCTACAGACAAGAGTATGTCAGTAGCGTTTTAATATTTTTTCAGCCTCCTCACAGATCCGATCTAGGAGTGCTTCAGGCTCTAATACCATCACATAAGGGACGGGCAGGATAGCGGAATAAAACGCTTGATACTATTGGGTAATTATGGTGTAATAATCACAAACATATGTTCTTGATATGGACATACACAGCAATTTCTATAGAAACTTAATGGGTGATTATGATGAAACTAGAACGGTTAATATCGATTACTTATGCGCTTTTAAATAACGAAGTCATTTCTGCTTCAGAGCTTGCGAACAAATATCGTGTATCCCAACGAACCATTTACCGTGATATCGAGGCTATTTGTGCGGCTGGAATCCCTGTCGTATCCTTTCAAGGCGTCAACGGCGGATATGGGATTATTAAAGAATATAAAATGGAGAAAAGTTTATTGCACGCAAGCGACATTGAGTCATTAATCACGCTTCTTCAAAGCACGGCAACGGTGTTCAAGGATGACCGAGCAACGGAGACTATACATAGGCTTCAGACCATTCAAAGCGATAAGATGCCAAGCTTGACCATGGATCTTGGAAGCTGGCGAGCCAACAACGCAACTCTCCATACTCTTCGAGCAGCCATAACGGCTCGCCATGTCATTCGTTTTGAATACATGAATTCTAAGAATGAGAGAGTCAATAGGATAGTTGAACCAGTCAGCCTTCTGTTTAAATATTATTCTTGGTATTTACATGGGTACTGTAGGGCTCGTAACGATTATCGTGTATTTAAACTTACAAGAATGTTAGATTTGGTTACTTTGCCTGAATTATACCAGCGTAGCCAACCAGCACTTCTACAAGATATTTCTTTGGACTATCAGAAAGAAGAAATCGTGGGTGCTGTTCTTCATTTCTCAGGCAGATCCTTGGCACATGCCCTGGATTGTTTTTACGCGGAGGATAAATATTTCAATGAAGATGGCACGCTTACGGTTACCATTACCAATCCTTCTGAAGTTGAATGGTTGGTTGAAACGATTTTAAGTTTTGGTGAAGATGTGGAGGTTCTTGAACCACTCGCGTTAAGGCAATTGCTCAAAGATAAGATTGAAAAAATGTTAAATCGATATCTTCAAGTATGACAGACTGTTGTCATACTTTTTTTATTATAATGAGCTCAATGAGAAGGCAAGTCAGCTTTTCAAGGAACTGGAGGTACATACCATGAACAATTATTCATATTTTTTTGAGGAAAAGATAAGAGAACATAATCAGGAGCTCAAAGATATTGAAAGTAACGCCTGGAAGTGGGCTCGATCTGTCTCGAAGAAATCAAAACCCACATTTCTATCTGTCATTTTGGCACTAATCGGACTAAAATGATGAACGGCACCTCCTCAAATTATATGGAGGTGTTTTTTTTTTGCTTGGTTTTATTCAGCACCAACCTCTCTCAGGCCAATCTTCCGAATAAATCTTTGGACCTGGCCATTCACTTGCACTGGCTGCTCCGGAAAATGTTAGTACCATACAGACTACCAAAAACCCAGTAATAAAACCTAATCTTAATTTTCTCATCAATAGTTGTCTCCTTTTTTTTTGTTTATTAAGCGAAAATCCTTGAAAAACATATTTTAACAGAGATTGGTAATATTTTACTAGTGTTAAATGGACCAATACTTTATGCCCTCAAATAAATGAGATATCTTTTACATGTGGTAAAAATTACCTATATCTGATGAATTCACTGATTAGACCAGATGATTGGTTGACCCTTCTCAACGAAAGGGCAGTTATGCGTGGTTTGTCATCGCTAAAAAGCAATGTAAAAAAAATTTACTTCCTTTGTCGATTCCTCCATGGTTTACTCGTCGTATTCATAGAAGGATAAATTCAAGTGGAAAGGTTGTTGAAATTTATCGGTAGATAAATTCGGTGTCACGTGGATGATTACCAAACAGTAAGCAACGCTTTTTATAATCAAAGGTGACTCAATTAAAAAGGAGAGATGGAAGATGACAAGAACAATTTCTAAAGGCCGGCTATGGACGGCAAGAGTGATGAGCGGAATAGCCATTTTATTTATGCTGCTTGACAGTGTCATGAAATTATTTAAACCTGCGTTTGTTGTCGATGCTACCGTATCACTTGGTTATCAGGAACATCATATTTATTGGATGGGCATACTCGGACTTCTTTCTACTATTCTTTATGCATTACCTCGTACTACAATCTTAGGTGCAGTGTTGTTGACCGGTTATTTTGGCGGCGTGATTGCGACACAGGTTCGTCTAGATGCCCCACTTTTTTCTACGATCCTGTTTCCCGTATATCTTGCAGTGTTGGTTTGGGGAGGCCTTTGGTTGAGGAATGAGCAAGTGCGCAAATTATTTTATTTGCAAAAATAGATGAGAGACTCTTAGTCTAATCATTATTCATCATGTTTCACACAAAGCCGGCAGCGTCCCTCAGGATGCTGCTTTTTTTATTTTCTCAGCAAAACTCGGGTCGATGATCACACACAATACGATGATGAAAGTAATTTCTTCACTTAAGCATGGAGTTAAATTGAACGAAATCGGAAGGATTATTGAAATCGAGGCTACAAAAGGCGGCTATAATGTTATATGAGCACACCATAATTATTATAAAGAATCACCCGATCATCGTGACTGTAGCATAGACCATCAGCATAACTACCAATTGAAGGCTGCAAGCATAATAGGCGGCCTTTCGCTCACCTAACGGATCTTCCCAGCAGAGTAACACATCCGCTTCACCTACAATATGATGAGACTAGAAATCTAAAGAGGTGAGCCAATGGCAGTCGTAAAAGCCAGGAAACAGGATATTGATATGTTGGCAAGGTTGCTTCGAGCTGAAGCTGAAACCGAAGGCGAAATGGGTATGGTCCTTGTTGGAAATGTTGGCATTAACCGAATAAGAGCGAATTGCTCCGATTTTAAAGGAATCCGGACAATTCCCCAAATGATCAACCAGCCGCATGCGTTTGAAGCGTTGCAACATGGTTTGTACTATCAAAACGCAAGAGAGAGGGAACGCCGTCTGGCGCGACGGGCTGTGAATGGGGAGCGGAATTGGCCAGCCAAATTCTCCCTATGGTATTTCCGTCCAGGAACGTTCGAAAATCCCGGACCATGTCCGCCAACTTGGTATAATCAACCGCTCGTAGGACGATGGAAGAAGCACTGTTTTTATCAACCGACCGCGAAAGAATGTGAAAGTGTATATACTACGTTTTAATTTTATGAACGAAAAGAGATCAGGATCTCTTAGCCTGACTTGTCACGGCCATTATTCAGAATGGGGATAGACTTGGTCAATGACGCCATGTAAGTTCTTGTCTTTTTCACAAGACAAGAACTTACATCCTTTGCCGATACTGCACAAGAATATATATCCTTTGCCGAAATAAATAAGGACAAGAACTTTGCTGTGGTAGAATAAATAAAAAAGGACTTGCATGACGGACAGCGGGGGAACAGATCATGAATAAAACCGATCGGCAGCTCGCCATAATGCTTGAGCTACAACGGAGCAAGGTATTGAGAGCGGAGGATCTTGCGTCTCTATTTGAGACAAGCGTGCGGACCATTTATCGAGACATACAAGCTCTGAGCGAAATGGGTGTTCCGATTCTTGGGGCTCCCGGACAGGGTTATTCCCTAATGGAAGGATATTTTCTTCCACCGGTCGGGTTTTCTGCTGAAGAGGCCGTAACCTTGCTTATGGGTACAGACTTTATCGAGCAGCGGTTGGATGGTGATTATGGAAGTGTAGCTAAGGCGGCTCGACGCAAAATTGAAGCTATCCTGCCGGAACCAGTGCGCGGCGAGTCGACGCGCGTTCGGGAAACGATGCGGCTTCTTCAGGCTGGCGAGCCGGTAACCAGCTGGAGGGAAAAGGACTATCTCGGACAAGCGAGGCGGGCAATTATGGAACGCCGCAAATTACGTATGACGTATCTGAAAAAAATGCCGGAAACGGACGGCAATCGGAAGAGCACGCGTGAGGTCGCACCATACGGATTGGTGCTTGTTCAGGGAAATTGGATTTTGATTGCACGTTGCGACTTGCGGCAGGAAATTCGGCATTTCCGGTTGTCGCGGATGACGGGGCTTACCGTATTGGAGGATCGCTTTCTCATTCCACATGGGTTTAACCTTAACAACTACCGCCAGCCGGATGACCGTAACGAGCGGGTGCTTGTTCGGGCTAATCCCGAGATTGCGGACAAAATCGCTGAGACTTGTCATTTTTATATGGAATCGACTGAGGAGCGGAAGGAAGGTCTTTTAGTCAATTTTCTTGTCCGTCAGCCGGAGGAGCTGCTGCCTTATATCCTCGGCTGGGGTGGGGATGTCGAGGTGTTGGAACCGGAGTCTTTCCGACATCGGATTCGGGAAGAGGCCGAAAAAATTTTAAAACGCTACTGACACGCAGTTGTCAGTAGCGTTTTGTTATATTGGGATTATATCCAAGAATGAATAATGAGGAGTTGTTTGATTCATGAGAAGTACAGCGGAAGCATTGCAGGCATTTGAGACGATAGTAGGACGTTATTTGATCGAACTGGAAAGCCTCGATATGGAGCAGCTGATACAAAAACCGAACGAGGAGGAATGGTCGATTGGTCAAATGTATATGCATTTGATTCAATCGGCGCAATTCATGCATTTACACAATGTCGATCAATGTTTGGCTGGAAGTGAAGCAACAGTAGACGCTATGGAGGAAAAAACGGAGAGGGGCAAGGAAGCCTTCGAACTAGAAAGTTTTCCGCCCGTTCAGATTCGAGTCCCTGCTTCACCGCACTACACCCCGAAACAGCCGGAGAGCAAAGAGCAGCTGACGGAAGGTTTTCGTGGTGTAGTGGAACGGATGAAACGTACTGAATCCGATTTGAGTAAAGTGCCCGAAAGCAAAAAGATTCTTCATCCCGGATTCGGCGCACTAAACGCCAATGAGTGGTTTTTGCTTATAGAAATGCATTACAGGCACCATCTCTTGCAGCTGGAGCGTTTGAAAAATTTATTAGGAAATAACGCATAAATGACTATGAAAGAAGGGGTCGAGGCGATGCAGAGTGTTATTGGCCAGCAAAGCCGCTATTGGATTGGCGTTGTGTCTGCTTCTCATGTGAAACGGGGGGTGCAGGGTGGTTTCGCTCAGCTATGCCATGGCAAGGCAGCGCCCTTGCGCCGTATGAGTCGTCACGATTGGCTGATCTACTACTCTCCACGAACGGACATGTCAAAGGGAGAGTCGCTCCAAGCATTTACAGCTATTGGACAGGTTACCGACGACAAAGTCTACGAATATCAGATGTCTGAATCTTTTGTGCCATTCCGTCGGGATATCCGCTATATTCCATGTCGAGAAGTAAAGATTGCCGATCTATTGGAGCAGCTTACCTTCACACGCGGGAATCGCAACTGGGGATATTCCTTCCGTTATGGTCATTTCGAGATCGAATACGAAGATTTCCTGACAATCGCTGGCTTAATGCTGGGCAACACGGGAGACATGGAACATACTCCCTATCTTCCAATTTTAAGCTGAACACCCAACCGCATCGTAAATCCGGTAAGCAGCTAAGTAGTGTCTTCATACTTGTTATAAAAGCCAACTAACGACTTTCTCGTAGTTGGCTTTTATACCATTTTCCCTTATAAGGGATTTGAACCAGCCTTACTCATTTCGTCGAGCATACGTTTTCGAACGATCATGGGGTCGAGATCGGGAGAGGAGATATGTTTCACATAGTGTGAGGCACTATTTTCTATTTGGTCATCCATCGCCTTGACAGCACCATAAAATTTATAATGCGGTAGAAAAGTCATGCCAATTTGATTGGCAAATGCTTGAAAGGGTCGGATCAGTTCGCTGATTGTATAGCCAATCAAGCCACCCGACTGGTAGGACGATTCATCGCCTCCAATCGACATGGCAAGGACTAGTTCTTTCCCCGCAACGGCTTTACCGCCGGCTCCGAACAGCCAGGATGTCGTAAACACGTCATCGAGCCATTGCTTGAGTAAAGCCGGCATACTGTACCACTGGATTGGAAATTGAAATACAATGCGGTCATGACTTGCGAGGAGGTCTTGTTCATTCTCCGCGTTGATTTCATAATCGGGGTATGCTTTATATAGTTCTTGAACGGTAATTTGATCGGGATTTCCACGCAATTCCGCCAACCATCGTTTATTTACGCGTGACTGTTCGATGTTCGGATGAGCTGCAATGACCAGAATTCTCATAAAATTCCTCCCTTTTTTTCGGCTTCAATGGTCTCTTTCATAACCTCTGCTGCGCGATTTACACGTGTTTGAATCCCAATGGTGAGATGCTCTGGAAGAAAATCGGTTATCCAGACGAGCTTGGCGCCACTGTCGCCATGGGGAAAGACTTGGAAGGAAGCATGATGATGCAGCAGTGGCATGCTTCCTTCTTGTACCGCGTAAGCCATTCGACGTTTCCGTTCATCGATGGAAACGATGAACTCGCGTACCATGCCGCCATTTGGCAGGATGAGT
It contains:
- a CDS encoding DinB family protein, with amino-acid sequence MRSTAEALQAFETIVGRYLIELESLDMEQLIQKPNEEEWSIGQMYMHLIQSAQFMHLHNVDQCLAGSEATVDAMEEKTERGKEAFELESFPPVQIRVPASPHYTPKQPESKEQLTEGFRGVVERMKRTESDLSKVPESKKILHPGFGALNANEWFLLIEMHYRHHLLQLERLKNLLGNNA
- a CDS encoding EVE domain-containing protein; the protein is MTMKEGVEAMQSVIGQQSRYWIGVVSASHVKRGVQGGFAQLCHGKAAPLRRMSRHDWLIYYSPRTDMSKGESLQAFTAIGQVTDDKVYEYQMSESFVPFRRDIRYIPCREVKIADLLEQLTFTRGNRNWGYSFRYGHFEIEYEDFLTIAGLMLGNTGDMEHTPYLPILS
- a CDS encoding NAD(P)H-dependent oxidoreductase; translation: MRILVIAAHPNIEQSRVNKRWLAELRGNPDQITVQELYKAYPDYEINAENEQDLLASHDRIVFQFPIQWYSMPALLKQWLDDVFTTSWLFGAGGKAVAGKELVLAMSIGGDESSYQSGGLIGYTISELIRPFQAFANQIGMTFLPHYKFYGAVKAMDDQIENSASHYVKHISSPDLDPMIVRKRMLDEMSKAGSNPL
- a CDS encoding SRPBCC family protein — translated: MPTIYKEILIDASPEQVWDAVSDVGAVHHRLVPGYTENTLMDGHERTLILPNGGMVREFIVSIDERKRRMAYAVQEGSMPLLHHHASFQVFPHGDSGAKLVWITDFLPEHLTIGIQTRVNRAAEVMKETIEAEKKGGIL